A genomic window from Euwallacea fornicatus isolate EFF26 chromosome 30, ASM4011564v1, whole genome shotgun sequence includes:
- the Hsl gene encoding hormone-sensitive lipase isoform X1: MSVADKQSTTSQTNGAQKDHESITQYITILKNLAITNSDFFSKDSSENGQRLYISFIAIIDALDALLPRVTEVQMRVKEFDFSAETPGNGYRSYITVFRFALKYAIEVNQKIMLRRNSLLFRKNVLTKEIESCSHMLSSLEVCFKHLQTILSWSTAGNLFIEDRPVEDLISVCQDINQYCFYGRSLGFQFCDSLKNVLQFIALSMAIFSEAYFSEGSLISKATNSFMTTTKYITDPEQRAKRIVNISQSADVDFCKAFWFLSENELMNQLPSVVSPTVAVCKVIVIAPEPLSLNVNGKEIEVPVPTSHIGLKSVQVRLISCHVRKGMLGTKNKVPLEPPSKGLIIHCHGGGFVAQSSKSHEGYLRDWAKRLNVPILSIDYSLAPEAPFPRALEEIFYAYCWALKNHQFLGSDGEKILAVGDSAGANLLLSTTLKCIDAGVPTPHGIFVAYVPTLIKFAPSPARMLCMMDPLLPFGFLMRCLKAYACTSSDTPRIGSTANLYASDTESFEEITESDLAELQAHKSPVSEASDTLTYGSLDTLNSTMEDDLNDKDVTSADIEKSQKCMADLVHKYVLGRDYLGSLFSTVTRGESDTDTEGTKSSQVDPESYSSSSTVQSSGSFQSRLYGFVSLIKGHFNKMLGDRGFSAQEKMLLNTEKPNRLWDELCIPVPNNPYMSPYCASDEYLRRFPPTKILTVHMDPCLDDCVMFAKRLKSLGNDVTLDILEGLPHGFLNFSLISKDAHEGSKVCVQRMKELLNFNKDLLRPK, encoded by the exons ATGTCAGTCGCAGACAAACAAAGTACCACCAGCCAAACCAATGGAGCCCAAAAGGATCATGAATCTATAACTCAATACAttaccattttaaaaaacttggcgATCACCAACTCAGACTTCTTCTCTAAAGACAGTAGTGAAAACGGTCAAAGATTGTACATTTCCTTCATCGCTATTATTGATGCATTAGATGCATTGCTTCCAAGGGTCACTGAAGTGCAAATGCGAGTGAAAGAGTTTGACTTCAGTGCAGAAACCCCAGGAAATGGTTATCGAAGCTACATTACAGTCTTCAGGTTTGCCCTCAAGTACGCTATAGAAGTTAACCAGAAAATTATGTTGAGGAGAAACAGTCTtctatttagaaaaaatgtgttGACAAA AGAAATAGAATCTTGTTCGCATATGTTATCTAGTCTAGAAGTGTGTTTCAAGCATTTACAAACAATACTCTCCTGGAGTACTGCAGGAAACCTCTTTATAGAGGACCGGCCTGTGGAGGATTTGATCTCTGTATGTCAAGATATAAATCAGTATTGCTTCTATGGTAGATCATTAGGGTTTCAA ttttgtgattctttaaaaaatgtcctcCAATTTATCGCTTTGTCAATGGCAATATTTTCGGAGGCATATTTCAGTGAAG GTTCCTTGATTTCTAAGGCAACTAACTCTTTTATGACAACTACAAAATATATTACTGACCCTGAGCAAAGGGCTAAAAGAATTGTTAATATCTCACAAAGTGCTGATGTGGATTTTTGCAAGGCTTTTTGGTTCCTATCTGAAAATGAGTTAATGAACCAGCTGCCTTCAGTTGTATCTCCAACTGTGGCCGTGTGTAAAGTGATAGTGATTGCACCTGAACCTTTATCTCTTAATGTGAATGGAAAGGAAATTGAGGTGCCAGTACCTACTTCACATATAG GCCTTAAATCCGTGCAAGTCCGGCTAATAAGTTGCCATGTTCGCAAAGGAATGTTAGGGACTAAAAACAAAGTTCCTTTGGAACCCCCTTCCAAAGGCCTTATAATTCATTGCCACGGAGGAGGATTTGTAGCTCAGTCTTCTAAATCACATGAGGGCTATCTGAGAGACTGGGCAAAACGGCTTAATGTACCTATTCTCAGTATAGATTACAGCTTGGCTCCTGAAGCACCATTTCCTAGGGCCCTGGAGGAGATATTTTACGCTTATTGTTGGGCTTTGAAGAATCATCAGTTTTTAGGAAGTGacg GAGAAAAAATTCTTGCCGTCGGCGATTCTGCAGGTGCCAATCTCCTATTGTCCACTACTTTAAAATGTATTGATGCAGGAGTTCCAACTCCACACGGTATATTTGTAGCTTATGTACctactttaataaaatttgcccCATCGCCTGCGAGAATGCTGTGCATGATGGACCCCCTTTTGCCATTTGGATTCCTCATGAGATGCCTCAAAG CTTACGCATGTACTTCATCAGACACTCCAAGAATTGGGAGCACCGCAAACTTATATGCTTCAGACACTGAAAGTTTCGAGGAAATAACTGAGTCGGATTTAGCTGAGCTGCAGGCACACAAATCTCCTGTTTCTGAAGCCTCTGACACTTTGACTTATGGCTCTTTGGATACGTTAAATTCCACGATGGAAGATGATTTGAATGATAAAGATGTGACTTCTGCAGATATTGAAAAGAGCCAGAAATGCATGGCAGATTTAGTACACAAATATGTACTAGGTAGGGATTACTTGGGGTCTCTATTTTCTACGGTCACTAGAGGAG AATCTGACACAGATACAGAAGGAACTAAAAGCTCTCAAGTTGATCCTGAGAGTTATTCTTCATCATCAACAGTGCAAAGTAGCGGTTCCTTCCAAAGCCGCCTTTATGGCTTTGTTTCCTTGATAAAGGGCCACTTTAACAAAATGCTAGGAGATCGTGGATTTAGCGCACAGGAAAAGATGTTGTTAAATACCGAAAAACCCAATAGATTATGGGATGAATTGTGCATTCCTGTACCCAATAACCCTTATATGAGTCCCTATTGCGCTTCTGATGAATACTTAAGGAGATTTCCGCCTACAAAAATCTTG ACTGTGCATATGGATCCTTGCCTTGACGATTGCGTCATGTTTGCCAAGCGGCTTAAATCTTTGGGAAACGACGTGACTTTAGATATCCTAGAGGGTCTTCCACatggatttttgaatttttctttg ATATCGAAAGACGCTCACGAGGGCTCGAAAGTATGTGTACAGCGAATGAAAGAATTGCTGAATTTCAATAAAGATCTGTTACGAcctaaataa
- the Hsl gene encoding hormone-sensitive lipase isoform X2 has product MSVADKQSTTSQTNGAQKDHESITQYITILKNLAITNSDFFSKDSSENGQRLYISFIAIIDALDALLPRVTEVQMRVKEFDFSAETPGNGYRSYITVFRFALKYAIEVNQKIMLRRNSLLFRKNVLTKEIESCSHMLSSLEVCFKHLQTILSWSTAGNLFIEDRPVEDLISVCQDINQYCFYGRSLGFQFCDSLKNVLQFIALSMAIFSEAYFSEGSLISKATNSFMTTTKYITDPEQRAKRIVNISQSADVDFCKAFWFLSENELMNQLPSVVSPTVAVCKVIVIAPEPLSLNVNGKEIEVPVPTSHIGLKSVQVRLISCHVRKGMLGTKNKVPLEPPSKGLIIHCHGGGFVAQSSKSHEGYLRDWAKRLNVPILSIDYSLAPEAPFPRALEEIFYAYCWALKNHQFLGREKILAVGDSAGANLLLSTTLKCIDAGVPTPHGIFVAYVPTLIKFAPSPARMLCMMDPLLPFGFLMRCLKAYACTSSDTPRIGSTANLYASDTESFEEITESDLAELQAHKSPVSEASDTLTYGSLDTLNSTMEDDLNDKDVTSADIEKSQKCMADLVHKYVLGRDYLGSLFSTVTRGESDTDTEGTKSSQVDPESYSSSSTVQSSGSFQSRLYGFVSLIKGHFNKMLGDRGFSAQEKMLLNTEKPNRLWDELCIPVPNNPYMSPYCASDEYLRRFPPTKILTVHMDPCLDDCVMFAKRLKSLGNDVTLDILEGLPHGFLNFSLISKDAHEGSKVCVQRMKELLNFNKDLLRPK; this is encoded by the exons ATGTCAGTCGCAGACAAACAAAGTACCACCAGCCAAACCAATGGAGCCCAAAAGGATCATGAATCTATAACTCAATACAttaccattttaaaaaacttggcgATCACCAACTCAGACTTCTTCTCTAAAGACAGTAGTGAAAACGGTCAAAGATTGTACATTTCCTTCATCGCTATTATTGATGCATTAGATGCATTGCTTCCAAGGGTCACTGAAGTGCAAATGCGAGTGAAAGAGTTTGACTTCAGTGCAGAAACCCCAGGAAATGGTTATCGAAGCTACATTACAGTCTTCAGGTTTGCCCTCAAGTACGCTATAGAAGTTAACCAGAAAATTATGTTGAGGAGAAACAGTCTtctatttagaaaaaatgtgttGACAAA AGAAATAGAATCTTGTTCGCATATGTTATCTAGTCTAGAAGTGTGTTTCAAGCATTTACAAACAATACTCTCCTGGAGTACTGCAGGAAACCTCTTTATAGAGGACCGGCCTGTGGAGGATTTGATCTCTGTATGTCAAGATATAAATCAGTATTGCTTCTATGGTAGATCATTAGGGTTTCAA ttttgtgattctttaaaaaatgtcctcCAATTTATCGCTTTGTCAATGGCAATATTTTCGGAGGCATATTTCAGTGAAG GTTCCTTGATTTCTAAGGCAACTAACTCTTTTATGACAACTACAAAATATATTACTGACCCTGAGCAAAGGGCTAAAAGAATTGTTAATATCTCACAAAGTGCTGATGTGGATTTTTGCAAGGCTTTTTGGTTCCTATCTGAAAATGAGTTAATGAACCAGCTGCCTTCAGTTGTATCTCCAACTGTGGCCGTGTGTAAAGTGATAGTGATTGCACCTGAACCTTTATCTCTTAATGTGAATGGAAAGGAAATTGAGGTGCCAGTACCTACTTCACATATAG GCCTTAAATCCGTGCAAGTCCGGCTAATAAGTTGCCATGTTCGCAAAGGAATGTTAGGGACTAAAAACAAAGTTCCTTTGGAACCCCCTTCCAAAGGCCTTATAATTCATTGCCACGGAGGAGGATTTGTAGCTCAGTCTTCTAAATCACATGAGGGCTATCTGAGAGACTGGGCAAAACGGCTTAATGTACCTATTCTCAGTATAGATTACAGCTTGGCTCCTGAAGCACCATTTCCTAGGGCCCTGGAGGAGATATTTTACGCTTATTGTTGGGCTTTGAAGAATCATCAGTTTTTAGGAA GAGAAAAAATTCTTGCCGTCGGCGATTCTGCAGGTGCCAATCTCCTATTGTCCACTACTTTAAAATGTATTGATGCAGGAGTTCCAACTCCACACGGTATATTTGTAGCTTATGTACctactttaataaaatttgcccCATCGCCTGCGAGAATGCTGTGCATGATGGACCCCCTTTTGCCATTTGGATTCCTCATGAGATGCCTCAAAG CTTACGCATGTACTTCATCAGACACTCCAAGAATTGGGAGCACCGCAAACTTATATGCTTCAGACACTGAAAGTTTCGAGGAAATAACTGAGTCGGATTTAGCTGAGCTGCAGGCACACAAATCTCCTGTTTCTGAAGCCTCTGACACTTTGACTTATGGCTCTTTGGATACGTTAAATTCCACGATGGAAGATGATTTGAATGATAAAGATGTGACTTCTGCAGATATTGAAAAGAGCCAGAAATGCATGGCAGATTTAGTACACAAATATGTACTAGGTAGGGATTACTTGGGGTCTCTATTTTCTACGGTCACTAGAGGAG AATCTGACACAGATACAGAAGGAACTAAAAGCTCTCAAGTTGATCCTGAGAGTTATTCTTCATCATCAACAGTGCAAAGTAGCGGTTCCTTCCAAAGCCGCCTTTATGGCTTTGTTTCCTTGATAAAGGGCCACTTTAACAAAATGCTAGGAGATCGTGGATTTAGCGCACAGGAAAAGATGTTGTTAAATACCGAAAAACCCAATAGATTATGGGATGAATTGTGCATTCCTGTACCCAATAACCCTTATATGAGTCCCTATTGCGCTTCTGATGAATACTTAAGGAGATTTCCGCCTACAAAAATCTTG ACTGTGCATATGGATCCTTGCCTTGACGATTGCGTCATGTTTGCCAAGCGGCTTAAATCTTTGGGAAACGACGTGACTTTAGATATCCTAGAGGGTCTTCCACatggatttttgaatttttctttg ATATCGAAAGACGCTCACGAGGGCTCGAAAGTATGTGTACAGCGAATGAAAGAATTGCTGAATTTCAATAAAGATCTGTTACGAcctaaataa
- the Hsl gene encoding hormone-sensitive lipase isoform X3: MSVADKQSTTSQTNGAQKDHESITQYITILKNLAITNSDFFSKDSSENGQRLYISFIAIIDALDALLPRVTEVQMRVKEFDFSAETPGNGYRSYITVFRFALKYAIEVNQKIMLRRNSLLFRKNVLTKEIESCSHMLSSLEVCFKHLQTILSWSTAGNLFIEDRPVEDLISVCQDINQYCFYGRSLGFQFCDSLKNVLQFIALSMAIFSEAYFSEGSLISKATNSFMTTTKYITDPEQRAKRIVNISQSADVDFCKAFWFLSENELMNQLPSVVSPTVAVCKVIVIAPEPLSLNVNGKEIEVPVPTSHIGLKSVQVRLISCHVRKGMLGTKNKVPLEPPSKGLIIHCHGGGFVAQSSKSHEGYLRDWAKRLNVPILSIDYSLAPEAPFPRALEEIFYAYCWALKNHQFLGSDGEKILAVGDSAGANLLLSTTLKCIDAGVPTPHGIFVAYVPTLIKFAPSPARMLCMMDPLLPFGFLMRCLKAYACTSSDTPRIGSTANLYASDTESFEEITESDLAELQAHKSPVSEASDTLTYGSLDTLNSTMEDDLNDKDVTSADIEKSQKCMADLVHKYVLESDTDTEGTKSSQVDPESYSSSSTVQSSGSFQSRLYGFVSLIKGHFNKMLGDRGFSAQEKMLLNTEKPNRLWDELCIPVPNNPYMSPYCASDEYLRRFPPTKILTVHMDPCLDDCVMFAKRLKSLGNDVTLDILEGLPHGFLNFSLISKDAHEGSKVCVQRMKELLNFNKDLLRPK, encoded by the exons ATGTCAGTCGCAGACAAACAAAGTACCACCAGCCAAACCAATGGAGCCCAAAAGGATCATGAATCTATAACTCAATACAttaccattttaaaaaacttggcgATCACCAACTCAGACTTCTTCTCTAAAGACAGTAGTGAAAACGGTCAAAGATTGTACATTTCCTTCATCGCTATTATTGATGCATTAGATGCATTGCTTCCAAGGGTCACTGAAGTGCAAATGCGAGTGAAAGAGTTTGACTTCAGTGCAGAAACCCCAGGAAATGGTTATCGAAGCTACATTACAGTCTTCAGGTTTGCCCTCAAGTACGCTATAGAAGTTAACCAGAAAATTATGTTGAGGAGAAACAGTCTtctatttagaaaaaatgtgttGACAAA AGAAATAGAATCTTGTTCGCATATGTTATCTAGTCTAGAAGTGTGTTTCAAGCATTTACAAACAATACTCTCCTGGAGTACTGCAGGAAACCTCTTTATAGAGGACCGGCCTGTGGAGGATTTGATCTCTGTATGTCAAGATATAAATCAGTATTGCTTCTATGGTAGATCATTAGGGTTTCAA ttttgtgattctttaaaaaatgtcctcCAATTTATCGCTTTGTCAATGGCAATATTTTCGGAGGCATATTTCAGTGAAG GTTCCTTGATTTCTAAGGCAACTAACTCTTTTATGACAACTACAAAATATATTACTGACCCTGAGCAAAGGGCTAAAAGAATTGTTAATATCTCACAAAGTGCTGATGTGGATTTTTGCAAGGCTTTTTGGTTCCTATCTGAAAATGAGTTAATGAACCAGCTGCCTTCAGTTGTATCTCCAACTGTGGCCGTGTGTAAAGTGATAGTGATTGCACCTGAACCTTTATCTCTTAATGTGAATGGAAAGGAAATTGAGGTGCCAGTACCTACTTCACATATAG GCCTTAAATCCGTGCAAGTCCGGCTAATAAGTTGCCATGTTCGCAAAGGAATGTTAGGGACTAAAAACAAAGTTCCTTTGGAACCCCCTTCCAAAGGCCTTATAATTCATTGCCACGGAGGAGGATTTGTAGCTCAGTCTTCTAAATCACATGAGGGCTATCTGAGAGACTGGGCAAAACGGCTTAATGTACCTATTCTCAGTATAGATTACAGCTTGGCTCCTGAAGCACCATTTCCTAGGGCCCTGGAGGAGATATTTTACGCTTATTGTTGGGCTTTGAAGAATCATCAGTTTTTAGGAAGTGacg GAGAAAAAATTCTTGCCGTCGGCGATTCTGCAGGTGCCAATCTCCTATTGTCCACTACTTTAAAATGTATTGATGCAGGAGTTCCAACTCCACACGGTATATTTGTAGCTTATGTACctactttaataaaatttgcccCATCGCCTGCGAGAATGCTGTGCATGATGGACCCCCTTTTGCCATTTGGATTCCTCATGAGATGCCTCAAAG CTTACGCATGTACTTCATCAGACACTCCAAGAATTGGGAGCACCGCAAACTTATATGCTTCAGACACTGAAAGTTTCGAGGAAATAACTGAGTCGGATTTAGCTGAGCTGCAGGCACACAAATCTCCTGTTTCTGAAGCCTCTGACACTTTGACTTATGGCTCTTTGGATACGTTAAATTCCACGATGGAAGATGATTTGAATGATAAAGATGTGACTTCTGCAGATATTGAAAAGAGCCAGAAATGCATGGCAGATTTAGTACACAAATATGTACTAG AATCTGACACAGATACAGAAGGAACTAAAAGCTCTCAAGTTGATCCTGAGAGTTATTCTTCATCATCAACAGTGCAAAGTAGCGGTTCCTTCCAAAGCCGCCTTTATGGCTTTGTTTCCTTGATAAAGGGCCACTTTAACAAAATGCTAGGAGATCGTGGATTTAGCGCACAGGAAAAGATGTTGTTAAATACCGAAAAACCCAATAGATTATGGGATGAATTGTGCATTCCTGTACCCAATAACCCTTATATGAGTCCCTATTGCGCTTCTGATGAATACTTAAGGAGATTTCCGCCTACAAAAATCTTG ACTGTGCATATGGATCCTTGCCTTGACGATTGCGTCATGTTTGCCAAGCGGCTTAAATCTTTGGGAAACGACGTGACTTTAGATATCCTAGAGGGTCTTCCACatggatttttgaatttttctttg ATATCGAAAGACGCTCACGAGGGCTCGAAAGTATGTGTACAGCGAATGAAAGAATTGCTGAATTTCAATAAAGATCTGTTACGAcctaaataa